A window of Candidatus Dadabacteria bacterium contains these coding sequences:
- a CDS encoding twin-arginine translocase TatA/TatE family subunit, whose product MFGLGTAELLIILFIALVVLGPKELPKVARTLGRGIRELQRAKDDIKKNIEFEDDTDEKTKFQAPEKDENA is encoded by the coding sequence ATGTTCGGACTTGGCACGGCTGAATTACTGATAATACTTTTCATCGCCCTCGTGGTTCTGGGGCCCAAGGAGCTGCCCAAGGTCGCAAGAACCCTTGGCAGGGGGATAAGAGAGCTTCAAAGAGCGAAGGATGACATAAAAAAGAACATAGAATTTGAAGACGATACGGATGAAAAAACCAAGTTTCAGGCACCCGAAAAGGACGAAAACGCCTGA
- a CDS encoding OFA family MFS transporter produces MLRNRFFYGWVIVIAGHLLITLDGMVLYSFGIFLPYLNEAFGLSTAVGSSFFSLRCVCMAFSFVFAGRLIDTHDARYLTFFGGLIGALGFLLSSYANNIWELYITYSVMVGIGDGFLYILPVTVISRWFVKKRALAIGIATAGVPVSGLVVNPLTTWLIESFGYERALVYLSVIFTVILCSALLVKNRPEEMGLRPYGENSEDAMKDTGASDWSAKEAFSHSSFWLMYAAFFLGFNTFLIIVVNLFNFSIESGITPLVAAGAPAFIGVGSIIGRIFFSGVITNILSDVRILFVCYFFQASSIILILSVVDVWSLYLFGFLFGLFYSGWVPMFPTILGKFYGLKSLGSIFGIFGTGFSLAAISGPLISGLLFDITQSYHDSLIVATAASFATAFLVLLIKTPVKKINKTAT; encoded by the coding sequence ATGCTTAGAAACAGATTCTTTTACGGATGGGTCATAGTCATAGCGGGGCACCTGCTCATAACGCTTGACGGGATGGTTCTCTACTCGTTCGGGATATTTCTCCCTTACCTCAACGAAGCTTTCGGTCTCTCAACAGCCGTCGGATCGTCCTTTTTTTCCCTGAGATGCGTGTGCATGGCTTTTTCGTTCGTGTTCGCCGGAAGACTTATAGACACTCACGACGCGAGGTACCTGACTTTCTTCGGAGGACTCATAGGGGCACTCGGCTTCTTACTCTCTTCTTATGCCAATAACATATGGGAACTCTATATAACCTACAGCGTAATGGTGGGAATAGGAGACGGGTTCCTCTACATACTGCCCGTCACCGTTATAAGCAGGTGGTTCGTTAAGAAAAGGGCGCTTGCAATAGGAATCGCCACGGCGGGGGTTCCTGTAAGCGGTCTGGTGGTAAACCCGCTTACCACCTGGCTTATAGAATCATTCGGTTACGAGCGCGCCCTTGTTTATCTCTCCGTGATTTTTACCGTGATACTGTGTTCCGCTCTTCTGGTGAAAAACCGTCCCGAGGAAATGGGACTCAGACCGTACGGAGAGAACTCTGAGGATGCGATGAAAGATACAGGAGCTTCTGACTGGAGCGCAAAGGAAGCGTTTTCACACTCAAGCTTCTGGCTTATGTACGCCGCTTTCTTCCTAGGGTTTAACACTTTTCTCATTATTGTCGTAAACCTCTTTAACTTCTCCATAGAATCGGGAATAACCCCGCTTGTCGCAGCCGGCGCGCCTGCATTCATAGGGGTGGGGAGTATTATCGGGCGCATATTCTTCTCGGGAGTGATAACCAACATTCTAAGCGACGTGCGCATACTGTTTGTCTGTTATTTCTTCCAGGCAAGCTCAATAATCCTCATTCTGTCGGTCGTTGACGTATGGTCGCTCTACCTGTTCGGCTTTCTCTTCGGCCTTTTCTACAGCGGGTGGGTGCCGATGTTTCCCACGATACTTGGAAAATTCTACGGCCTTAAGTCGCTGGGAAGCATCTTCGGTATTTTTGGCACCGGATTCTCCCTAGCCGCAATCAGCGGTCCTCTTATTTCGGGACTTCTTTTCGACATAACACAGAGCTATCATGATTCCCTTATCGTGGCGACGGCGGCGTCTTTTGCAACGGCATTCTTAGTGCTGCTTATAAAGACTCCCGTAAAAAAAATTAACAAAACCGCCACTTAG
- a CDS encoding histidine--tRNA ligase, which produces MVYPGKRTMKAARLHGFKDIFHPETEKLRLVESKTKEVFERFGFSEIIIPILELSGVYSTGLGDTTDIVQKEMYTFETKGGEWVSMRPEGTAGVVRAFIEHSLYRKSPVTKLYYSGEMFRHEKPQEGRQRSFNQIGAELFGSKDPLADSEIIAMLWLAVTELGLSDHVELELNSIGKPTERERYKKALTDFLSPKKDSLCENCQNRLGTNPLRILDCKTGTCREVTSEIPFSIRDYLSKQSSEHLDALSASLGEKSIPYRLNPRIVRGLDYYTDTVFEVTTDKLGSQNAVAAGGRYDLLVERMGGPETPAVGFAMGVERILLLLDKIGTRRNSPGKKQLVCIIHIGDEARGEAARIADSLRKKGMRVETEYENKSLKSQMRKANRTGAAYSVIIGDDELRKKVFSLRNMRTGEEKAFPLEKLADLGGHNDFRKLL; this is translated from the coding sequence ATGGTTTACCCGGGGAAACGTACCATGAAAGCGGCCCGTCTTCACGGATTCAAAGACATATTTCACCCCGAAACGGAAAAATTGCGACTCGTAGAGAGCAAGACCAAAGAAGTGTTCGAACGCTTCGGTTTTTCCGAGATAATCATTCCAATTCTGGAACTCTCCGGAGTCTACTCAACGGGACTCGGTGACACTACAGACATAGTACAAAAAGAAATGTACACCTTCGAGACCAAGGGCGGAGAATGGGTCTCGATGCGACCCGAGGGGACGGCGGGAGTGGTAAGGGCCTTTATTGAACATTCCCTTTACAGAAAGTCGCCCGTGACGAAGCTTTACTACTCGGGGGAGATGTTCAGGCATGAAAAACCCCAAGAAGGGAGACAGAGAAGCTTTAACCAGATAGGAGCCGAGCTTTTCGGGTCCAAAGACCCCCTTGCGGATTCAGAAATAATCGCGATGCTCTGGCTTGCGGTCACGGAACTTGGCCTCTCAGATCATGTGGAACTTGAACTCAACTCAATAGGCAAGCCGACTGAGCGCGAGCGGTACAAAAAAGCCCTTACGGATTTTCTCTCCCCGAAAAAGGACTCTTTATGCGAGAACTGCCAGAACAGGCTCGGCACTAACCCCCTCCGCATACTTGACTGCAAGACCGGAACGTGTCGCGAGGTGACATCCGAAATCCCCTTTTCGATCAGGGATTATCTCTCGAAGCAGAGCAGCGAGCATCTCGACGCTCTTAGCGCCTCTCTCGGTGAAAAATCCATACCCTACAGACTCAACCCCAGGATAGTGAGAGGACTTGACTACTACACCGATACTGTCTTCGAGGTAACGACGGACAAACTCGGTTCCCAGAACGCCGTGGCCGCCGGGGGAAGGTACGACCTTCTGGTGGAGCGGATGGGAGGACCGGAAACCCCCGCAGTGGGCTTCGCGATGGGGGTTGAGAGAATACTGCTTCTGCTTGACAAGATCGGGACGCGGAGGAATTCCCCCGGGAAAAAACAGCTCGTATGCATTATCCATATCGGGGATGAAGCCAGAGGAGAGGCGGCGAGGATAGCCGACAGCCTGAGGAAAAAGGGCATGCGGGTCGAAACCGAATACGAAAACAAAAGCCTGAAAAGCCAGATGAGAAAAGCGAACAGGACCGGGGCGGCATACTCCGTAATTATCGGAGATGACGAGCTTCGGAAAAAAGTCTTTTCGCTTCGCAACATGAGAACCGGAGAGGAAAAAGCGTTTCCCCTCGAAAAGCTCGCCGACCTTGGGGGACACAACGACTTTCGGAAACTTCTCTGA